In the genome of Parasteatoda tepidariorum isolate YZ-2023 chromosome 10, CAS_Ptep_4.0, whole genome shotgun sequence, the window ttatttatctaaatttcatgctgagaaaaatttttgaatgataatttttaatttctattaagatttcctaaatttttgcgtacttaaattagcttttaaaattcgCCATAATAATTAGTGCTTGTTTCCAGTATGTcgtgaaaaaataatcataaaatacaaaaaatgctaaagttttttaagatatttattattagagtattattaaacaaagaCGAATTATTTTAGAGATAGACAGttacgaaagaaaaaataaagttttaagaaataaaattaacgaaatgttTATGAGTCATACTAAAGTATagataagaataaaatgttGTCACACTTGGTTACACTCGGTAGTTTGACTTACACTTACACTTGAACATATTTtgagatcaaaaattataacaattacttttttctgataGTGCACACTAATATATACCATTagtttgaaattctaaatagtGATAATTGACTCATAGAATAATTAGCActaaccttttatttttgtcagatGCCGCCAATCACAACAGTCTCCAAACCTAACAAACCAAAGCAACAATGTAACGTCCAGCGTAGAAGTATGCAAATTTTGAGTCGAAACTGAGTCCacggaaaaaaatgtaaattccaCATTGCattcatataatatttctactagcgaaacttttccttttttctacactttctcttagttttttttaattcttttaattaaatctgaaataatgcattgtagaattattttcgcttcagatatttaataatgttaaacaatacttatatttttttaaatttcaaaatcaacaataattttaaaatagtgaaaacatttaaatattagtacttttttattatgaattactAACTTTACTTtctattatgaatttttgaatcaggaaatacaaatttataaagataatatttgattaaataaaaaaatcaaatgaattttttatattaaaatttccactGGAAGATATTAAAACGATAGAACATTGATTAAAATgcttgttcatttaaaaattttagattttcagcTTTCTCTAATTACGGGTAATTTCCATTCTAATCTAGGATTTTACAGAACGTAGGCTCAGAACGTTGTATTACAATTACGTAATTGAATGAGCTAAATAATCATGTTTTACTTTAGAtccatgaaatgaaatatatattcatttcttaGAAGTCACGAAAACTAAGCAGTGAATCATAAATTGTTCTGGATTTTCATTTAATCGAATAAGATAAAATCTGTGTAATCATCTCCGAGGAGTTCTTAATTTGATTCcatcctttatttttaaaagcttactaGAATCACGCAATATTTGATCAGCATGTACATTTATTTGTGTCTGCTCCATTTCAATTATTATGCCCTGCTTTCTCTTATagagtaaatatattttcgttCACATCTGTAAATTTTTACGAGCATTAATAAACACGGaatcatgcataattttaattttaaaatcactggCTGTGaccgaattaaaaaaatagtttgaaaatttatcacaaattaaaaaatgacaaaaacacattttaactaACAAGACCTAATTTCTTCTTATAGTTTTATAAGAAAAGCAGAGCTCGTATGTTcgttaaacagtttaaaaattggtagttatattcttaaaatgaagtggaaaatttcttattagctttccattaaaatttaaagattaaactttaatgactaaatacatttatttagaaatattttacatttgatatttatttattattaaaaagtgcgACCCCCTCTTCACTCTACGCCTATGGTTAATGACCAACGTACACTACAAACCTGTGAATTTCTAACATAATATCCTGCCAAACATGCTGGGAAAAATCCCTGACCATAATGTGTACGTTTGGGTTTAGAGTCAGTTtcttcgaaaagaaaaatactttaagctGCTGACCTGGGGTTGATACCCTTAAAATTCCCCCAGAACAAACTCACTATTAGTGCAGCATTCAAGTGAAATCTGTAAATAAATAGCACCATTAATGATAGAAGCGTCAAACTTCACGTAAATCACACACATAAAACTTCAAGTTTGTGTGAGAAATCATCTCGCATTTAGCCTATAACAATAATAGCTGGGCAATATTATCCgcgcatttaaattttcagctttTATAAGTGGCGCATTTGTTTTTACTGTGATATTTGGAAATacgatttcattaaataaataaaaaatttatttgaaagtgaTGATGGATGTTTCGACGGCAAGCGAaaactaagatttataaaaatttgaatcatttatGTGCAGTACTGAAGAAGGAAATGCAGTGTCCAGAAATAGAATTATACAAATGCGTAGAatcgaaatataaaacgtagttgttgttgacgtataaCTATTTAGTCAGAGGGCctcgattgttcttgttttaaaatggttccatctatggccaagaattcgacttctgccacaggCATATGTCACAAACGTTTATAGGGGGGACccattcattcaaccacatatcgttattttgacctgaatcagagaacgattgaTATCCATTCTAGTgcccccagagatattgatttgttgaGGGAACATGGACTAATTTGCGACTCGATAGATCTAACGTGCATTAGTcaacatttactacacggagagcctttagccggcggggttcgaacccacgaactctggCGCTCTACCGACCAGACTTTCCCGGCTCATAAAACGTAGTGGTAAactcaaagattttaaaatgttttacatttttccaccaccagttgatttatttaaagatagtaCGAATTAGAGAAAAGTTcgattatttaataagttagtGACATtactttatgttattttgtaaaaaaattatatttgtataaaaatagtgACCTCCAACCTCTCTAAAcgttaaaatggtattttaaaaaaggaatttactGCTAGACGTTTCAACAGTAGCCCTACACCTATGTGTACTTACTAGCCtaggttaatttttatttcttactaacTCATTATATGTTAATTGAAAgagaacaatttaaatgttactagtaaattatgcaaaaagcatatttcattcataatatcTACAATTGTTAAATGTgatgaataagaaatataaaattgcaattaaggTAAAAATCAAGAAGTTGCTTTCACGCAGCAAGAacattgtttcatttcttttatttaaaagtttaatgctTTGACATACGACTCTATAGAAAAATGTGACACAATTTTTTCGTTTTGTCAAAATTAGCAGAGAACTTTTTTTAGGTAAGTAAGAGAGgtatttcatttgtttacgCAAACCCCGTTAAAACAAACCCTGTCAACAAAACGACACTGTCAACGAATAGATCTTGCCGACGAAAGGACTTTGTCGTCGAATCAACACTGATTCCGAAACGACTCTTTTGTCGAAATAACCCTGCAGAAGTAACAACTCAGTCGAAGAAAAAGCCTGTTGacgaaacgaaatttttttattagctttccattaaaattaaaagactaaACTTTCATGACTAAATACATTTCcttagaaatataaaacatagTTTTAGTTGACGTATGCTTGTTTAGATTGAGGGGTTCGATAGTTCTTGTTTTcctgtggcgccatctatggccaagaattcgacttctgccacacccatacgtcaaaaacgtttatagggcggacccattcatacatacattcattcatccataaatcgtaattttgacctggaTTAGAAAACGATCTAATCCAGTACCCCCTGAGAAAATGATTTGTTACGgcaacatggaggactttgcgactcgacagatttaacgtgcaccagtcaccattttctaCATGGGGATTCTTCAGCCGGAGGGGTTCGAAGCCACGTACTCTGGAACATGGGCCCAGCCCCCTACCGACAAGGCTCCCCCGGCCCATAAAACATAGTGGTAAActcaaagatattaaaatacattttattttaccaagTTTCCCAccgttatttaatttatttaaggttAGTACGCATTCGAgaaaagttcatttattttataaattagtgaCAACCTCtttatgttttgtaaataaaatatatttgtataagaATAGTGACCTTCAACCGCTATAAAcgttaaaatggtattttaaaaaatgaatttcctgCTAGACGTTTCAACAGTAGCCCTACACACATGTGTACTTAATTTTCTAGCGTAATTTTTAGTTCTTACTAACTCATTGTAAGTAAATTgagagaaaacaatttaaatgttaatagtaCAATATCTAAAAAgcattttcattcataatataCTATCTACAATTGTTATATATGATGAATAAGAATAGTAAAATTGCAATTGAAGTAACATTACGAAGTTGCAATCCCACAGCCAgaacattgtttaattttttttcatttaaaagttcaatGTTTTGACATGCGATTTCATAGGAAAATGTGACACAGTTTTCTCCACTCGCCGAAATAAGCAGAGAACTTTTTTTAGGTAAGTAACAGAGgtatttcatttgtttactcAAACCCCATTAAAACAACCCTGTCAACGAAACGACACTGTCCTGAAATAGATCTTGGCTACGAAATGACTCTGTTTACGAATCAACAATGATATCGAAACGACCCTTTTGTCGACATAACCCTGTCGATGAAACAACCAAGTCGATGAAAAGAccttttgaataaaatggtCCTGAGGACGAAATGACCCTAGCTGATGTAACAGCTCAGTCGAAGAAATGGCCTGTCGACAAATCGATCCTCTCTAAAAAATAACCTAGTCGATGAAGAAGTGTCaaagaaagtaacaaaaattaaatggctCGGAAGTGATCAGATTAAATTAATAGGAAGTCTATTGTCCTCGGTCTCATTTGAACCATTGCAGTTGTATTACAGCAGATTACAATGAGCAAGTCTGTATGCAGAAGGTTATAATAAGGAAATCGCCAGAAAGCGATCAGGTTAAATCTCTGGGAAAGCTGTCTTCCAAGCACCCTCTGATTTATTGGAATTCAAGAACTGAAGCAGATTGCAATTAGCAAGACTGTAAACAGAAGGTTACAATCTAGAAATTGCTGGGAAGAAATCagatgaaataatttgaaatgttatcTTCCCAGCGTCTTTTGAATCATTAGAGTTGACGTATTACAGCATATTACCTTGAGAAACCTTTTTTTGAAGAAGGTTACAATCAAGTTTGACTTTTTGATGTCTTAATGAATTCGTAAAATgactttttgcaaaaaaaatgttcaaattattttcttgtatcTGATCTATATgcaatttaatcaataattagtTTTGACTAAGTAAGCAAAAAATGAGATTTGTTTCCAGCGGTTACCGACGCAgggaattaattttatgttataagcTTCTGATCACGATTTctaagatgaaaaaattaaatacgtaaGTGTATTGTATTATccgaaatttttatcttaattgaaTGTTTACTTTactcattcctttttttttttagaggtaCTAAAGAATTACAGAGATAACATATTTAATCttacaaaataacataataacatATNTATGTTTCTAATTAGGTTTTCTTTTCGAAtctcatatatatattaatatatatatatatatatatatataaacggGTGGCCTCTGACTAAAAAGCATTAGGTACAGAGCAAAGGTTCAACTAGATAacatacaaaatgaaatttcttatttttattctcatatCAAGTTTATCATTTGTTTGGGTAAGTACtgttaatactttatttagCATGTATTTCATTTCATCATACTTTTTATAACGAGAAAGAAAATGCATCGTTAAAAACGATAGAAAAAtcacattcaaatttttaattgaattatgtaCTTAGATGCGTTGAGGGTAAAGTAGAAAAAGTTTgcaattaataatgaatttaacttAAAGCAGAAAGGGTAATTTTTGGGGAAAATGtatcaattatttgtaattttcactGTCTGTATATATCACTAACTGGACAGCTCTTGCAagattatttgtgaaatttaattatttttaaatactgcatTGTAAGAACTGCTGTAATATCTCTTAAATTTTGACGTtggaacactaaaaaaatttatgaataaacaatttacttaaaattaaccCTAAATCGAgctttcataaacattttttcgggtgtaatttaatttaacactagtaatagaaaaagtttataattaaacttatgTGCATTCACACCTTACGGGAATTATTTTTGCTCCAGGAGACGCTAATGTAGGCGCTCTATCGATGCATCAAGAAATtctttacaattgaaatatgaGCTGGCGTATATTTGCTGTTGTCTTAAACACTAGAATGTATCTACAAAACGAAAATTTACCGTTGAAGCATGAATGTAAGTTCTCGGTTGTGTACTGcggttatttaatttaataacttaatttaaacttcaattttttaccgtttttaaagtgtattacataattttatacgATATAATTTCTTTCTGTTCAGTTAAGTTTAGCTCGTATTCGATTTTAGaagtagatttaattttaagaattagtgtatATGCATCCAAGGAAAATGATTCCTTATATaatatcgtaaaaataactttacttataCCCTAATATGTATGGAATCTTGCTAGAATTAGAAATATAAGTGTTATGTAAcatcaaataatttcataatatatctTTACTATCTGCTTCTGTTCTGTTAATTCCAGTTAGTATTAGAGTttacaaattgattttatttaaagaattagtgTATATGCCTTCAATACAAGAGATTACTtatataatatcataaaaataactttatttactcttatatgtataaaatcttactagaatttgaaatttttgtgttactgaacatcaaataattttataatatatcatttttgtcCGCTTCTGTCCTGTGAAGTCTAGTTTGTATTCgcttttataaattgattttatttaaagaattagtgTATATGCCTCCGATACAAGTGGTTCCTtatataatatcataaaaataactttatttactcttatatgtataaaatcttactagaaaatgaaatttttgtgttactgaacatcaaataattttataatatatcattttcgTCCGCTTCTGTCCTGTTAAGTCTAGTTTCTATTCgcttttataaattgattttatttaaagaattagtgTATATGTCTCCAATACTAGTGATTCCTTATATaatatcgtaaaaataactttaactaCTCTTATATGTATGGAATATTACTAGAATTAGAAATATTAGTGTTACTGGATATCAAACATTGTGTCgccaagtagtgtaaaagaacattctaaaaatagaatattaataaattccaATGCTTCATTTCCTTTAAGAAGTTTCTTAAGATGagttttcttacatttaagAGAGGGAGCCACATTATTTGGTATTgtatcagtaaaaattaattatatttatttaatgatccCCGAATTAATACTTATCTTTCTAATTAAGTAACtttcttatttaaacttatCTTTCTTATCTCTCTTATTATATTTAGAGAtgttaacattaattatataaaaacatatttcatctGAGGGCTAATGATAATGAATGCTTTGCAATTTACGCgatatttctcttaatttagTAAACCAAAAACATCAACAAGGTTTTTCgaaaataagctattttttagaaaatggtaTCGTGTTGTTTATAAGTTTCAAGTTTTAATATATCAagttttaatatagataatatGGAAATAGGTGTCTTCTGGTCTTCAACAGGGTATAACATATGGCAAAACATATATGCCGGTATAACATATGGGTATAACATATGGCATGGGTATAACATAACATGCCAGGGTATAATATATGGCAAAACATATATGAACCGAAGAAAATCGCTTAATTGCGGCAAGAGTTTACCTTGAGCAATATCAATGTTTCAAGAGGTACTGATtgcagttaatctttattttgatgggatgaactactaacattttttttcgccTCATCTATCAACGTTACGccattggcaaatttttttttattaaacaaaaataaactataaccgttttagctttattaactTTGTTTGTATAGGTCTTttagttttgtgcatgatttcttGGTGTTTCTTTGCGCTAATTTATTGATggtatatatacttttttcttccCATAATGAGCCagcttattataaataaaattgcatataaaatattttatttaagccaCCCTATACTTTTAATATATCAAAGTTGAAAGGTCACTAAAAGAATTTCGCGATAGCGAGTTTTCAAGATAACGAATTCATAGATAAATATGTTctaaagataagaaaaatacattcaaaaatagaactttaaaaagtaaagtcaTAAAACGCgaataattactaataattatgTACGTAACAATACTTGACTATAAATCTAAATACAGCAatgataagtttatttttgaaaataatttaaaaaaatgtgccttaaatggaaaaaaattttataacaatgaactaaaattatgtttttccacaaaaaaatggTCTTTTACTTCGAAATATATTCAACACAACAAAGTTTTGAGAAAGAAATCTATgacataggaaataaaattaactttagatGGATGTGTAATAACATAAAACGGTGTTATAGACATAGAAGTTTGCaatatcgagagtatactgtgtgtattaatttataatttttttttaattcaagatcGCCGATGCATTTCTAGACTGTTCAGCAAACAAAGACTGTATTGCTGGTCGTGAATGTTGCGTAGATGATCTTTATGGAAGTCCCCAAAACAATTCAGTCAGGACTTGCGAACCACTTGGAGGGGAAGGTAAATATTATTCTCTCTCAAATAGTTCTTGCTCATCTACGAAATTTTCAGCTCCAGTTCTTTTGAAATGCGCATGCGCCTGTgaagaaatatcaaaagaaGATTAgagaatttgcaaaaatttgtaaGTTACAAACGCTAACGTTgtgaaatatcattttaactttcaCAGCAGAATCAAAACACGATTTTGTTAAAGCTGTGgcatatcgctggttcaaaactaaaacgacacttctgcaACGTATTACGTTTGCAGAAGTGTCATTTTAGATTTGAACCAACGATATGTTTCAAGATGTTTTGTTATAGATGCAGTAGAAcacaaattttgatgaatttagagataaaagaatctaaattattatttagattcatGCCcgaagattgaaaaaaaaaatgtttctaacacCAGTCTAAACAGTAGAGAGATATTGTGAATACTTACGCATAAATTTCAAGAGTAATTTCAGTGTAAttctatttttgatataaataaaccaCGCTTATATTTTGATAACAGCAATTACATAatgacaatatatatttttttttgcccaaCCAAATTCATAACTCtcagaagttaaaataaatatcaatttggttctaataataattattcaaaagctGCAAGTATTGATGGACACTTTTGTACTAGAGTAAGGTTTCTTGCTTTAAAGAGATGGCTTATGTTCATTATAAATGTTGGCTTTGATTTTGTGGCTGgatctaaaattatattccacTACGTAACTGTTTTTAACTTACTGATTTTTGCAAgatcttttattttcacttacataagtttgatatttaattaaacgtaTACATTAGTTTCTTAGATAATTGAGTTTCCtttttgctataaataattattttagatggtcttgtattttaatgaaattccgttatcttaaatatatatctaagcATGAATTATACCCAACATGACGACCTGGGATCACGAGACATCTACCAAGATACCTATGGGGCTAGTCTGGCCACTTCCATTATTCTAGATATGGGGTATAATACATACGTTTTCATAGGGTTAACACTAGAAAGATTAAATAATGACTTAAATTGGATAATGTCATACAAATAAGAAATACTCAACAATTTCAGTTTTCGAAAAACAAGGCAAAAAAAATCGAGTAGGCCTTTGTCTCATacggaaaacaaaattaattgtaagGAGTTGTATTGTGTAAGGAGCTGTTGTTGACGCTGATCGTAATTTTTCCGTAATTTTGCTTTCTCTTTTATTGGGTGCAGAATATATGGatggaaaaaaacattcaattaatgtttttttaaggtaattaaagAATGTAACTTCATAGAAAatggttttcataaaataattttactgcacAATTGCTCCcgttttttgtttgtaaaatgcTTCTTATTTATAGGTTCGGTTTGTTCAACTCGTAAACTCACAGTGGTAGATATCCCTTACTCTGGACATTGTCCTTGTGCTGAGGGATTATATTGCAAACCCTTTTTCTTGTTATCCGTAAGTacacatttacttttaaaagtaatttttgtatgtttttttgcttcaaaatataaatttcttgttCTATCCTTAAACATCTCTAAACTGGGTTCCAAGCATAAAAATTcaactacataattttttgtattattattaagatgTCATGctagtattaaaatgaattgaatttccTTCAAGATTCAAAGAGGTAAATCTTTAACAAAGTGAATTTTTGTATNTGTGTATATCTagatatctttatatataagaagagagtgaattgataacacatagccaatcacagaagacTTCTGATTAGTAACCcacaaaacagccaatcaaaattgagaacgcatgtgtgtgtaaaggaaataatttttaataatgctgtctgcagaaatgttacaactaaacttaccagttaaattttgttgcaatttttattttgtattgaatgtgtgaaatatattgaacggagtttactttgaaatacttatatctttcataaaaaatgtatcGCCGTGAATATCTTAGGAGATATCAACAGCGACATAGGGCTGAACATAATTTAGCAGTACAAAATTAACGGGAAAATAATCGCAGCACTATCAATACGCGACAGCGAAATACGCGGCGAAGAAACGTTGAAGAGTTAAGacgtttaaatgaaaacgaataatatggaaaagaaattgataaaaaatgttgtatataaagaggttttgtaaataatttttaattttatcattgttttttcttacttttaattgttttttacttactttcaaaACATCGTGCAgccagaaaaatttattaacagttcatatttgcttgagatatttcttaaataatgcataaaagtgCAAATCATTTCTACCCAAAAagatgtgaaaagaaaaatcaatgaaaaatgtacatagctaggttttgtgaatattcagagatctattgtaaataatttttaattttattgctttcaccTTATTTACTTATAACAATTCAGACGAAAATGATTATTGATCAttgataacataattatttcattttacattagcttttttattagtattcaacatgacaaaaaaattaaatttttcaatttaatttgtcgaatttcagttacatatgtttttattatataatttgctttttatctgattgaaactaaaatattttgtcagttgACAGTATTGTAGTTAATTGGGCAATTACTTGCAATGggttttgcttttgaaaaattactcagcatcaacttattaatattacatgttttatgtttttgccattttttaaagattttttagtaggttttaattgctttcagtttaaaatttaaaatactgggAGGGGGGAGATGAAGCACCATATAAGGAGCGTCCGGTATCCTATAAGATCAACAATGATTTGAGTTAGTAGGGGTAAAAATGTACTCGAAGGTGCCCcatggcgaaattggcgacctatgtttggcgccattcctgtttgcgcggaacaccgtggtaacaggaattGCTgccaaaatataatgatatttcaataaaacataggaatttttaaacaaaacatcggccaaaactttataaaattgcaatgaacccCATATGCGCAAAATTAATACACCcaagaaaaagcattttgaat includes:
- the LOC107449806 gene encoding U8-theraphotoxin-Hhn1a-like, with amino-acid sequence MKFLIFILISSLSFVWIADAFLDCSANKDCIAGRECCVDDLYGSPQNNSVRTCEPLGGEGSVCSTRKLTVVDIPYSGHCPCAEGLYCKPFFLLSDNGACDSSLEK